The following proteins are co-located in the Primulina tabacum isolate GXHZ01 chromosome 11, ASM2559414v2, whole genome shotgun sequence genome:
- the LOC142518080 gene encoding uncharacterized protein LOC142518080 isoform X9: protein MYFVLTGCLLFSLWVDLRNANLQAKANMKKAAQQEECVRGTLRGHERRMIVQSGKYNDLLKMDMDFKALVTAHESSMELVEVETIIFYLNIRQMGWGYTWRNDSLVLSFVDS from the exons ATGTATTTTGTTTTAACTGGTTGTCTTTTATTTAGTCTGTGGGTGGATTTAAGGAATGCTAATTTGCAAGCAAAGGCAAACATGAAGAAAGCTGCTCAACAAGAG GAATGTGTGAGAGGAACCCTTAGAG GTCATGAGAGACGGATGATTGTTCAATCTGGAAAATACAATGACCTCCTGAAAATGGACATGGATTTCAAAGCTTTGGTAACAGCCCATGAGTCATCGATGGAACTTGTAGAGGTGGAGACaatcattttttatttgaatatacGTCAGATGG GTTGGGGATACACTTGGAGGAATGATAGCTTGGTCTTGTCATTTG TTGACAGTTAA
- the LOC142518080 gene encoding uncharacterized protein LOC142518080 isoform X11 — protein MEVLFVTCFCARILSGFGVHEVTRDDRVIGDRRQDVCCSCSMYLHKHALDFFRMRVLVNNSYKSSSLWVDLRNANLQAKANMKKAAQQEIKKGRFFGCVLGCSLLDW, from the exons ATGGAGGTGTTGTTCGTGACATGTTTCTGCGCGCGAATTCTTTCCGGCTTCG GGGTTCACGAAGTCACTCGCGATGACCGTGTTATCGGAGATAGGAGACAAGACGTTTGTTGCAGCTGTTCTATGTATTTACATAAGCATGCCTTGGATTTTTTTAGAATGAGAGTGTTGGTAAATAATTCTTACAAGAGCTCAAG TCTGTGGGTGGATTTAAGGAATGCTAATTTGCAAGCAAAGGCAAACATGAAGAAAGCTGCTCAACAAGAG ATAAAAAAAGGCAGGTTCTTTGGCTGCGTTCTCGGTTGTTCTCTGTTGGATTGGTAG
- the LOC142518080 gene encoding uncharacterized protein LOC142518080 isoform X13: protein MEVLFVTCFCARILSGFGVHEVTRDDRVIGDRRQDVCCSCSMYLHKHALDFFRMRVLVNNSYKSSSLWVDLRNANLQAKANMKKAAQQETNGRFRGVFTRA, encoded by the exons ATGGAGGTGTTGTTCGTGACATGTTTCTGCGCGCGAATTCTTTCCGGCTTCG GGGTTCACGAAGTCACTCGCGATGACCGTGTTATCGGAGATAGGAGACAAGACGTTTGTTGCAGCTGTTCTATGTATTTACATAAGCATGCCTTGGATTTTTTTAGAATGAGAGTGTTGGTAAATAATTCTTACAAGAGCTCAAG TCTGTGGGTGGATTTAAGGAATGCTAATTTGCAAGCAAAGGCAAACATGAAGAAAGCTGCTCAACAAGAG ACTAATGGAAGGTTTCGAGGAGTTTTCACAAGAGCATAA
- the LOC142518983 gene encoding pleiotropic drug resistance protein 3-like: protein MAQLIGVDEIESFRNELSEIGRSFRASLRRHASSFRSLGSDRNFDLDDDAMLQWEEIDRLPTFERLKSSLFDEDDEHGDGIRGKRVVDVTKLGAQERHVFIEKLIKHIEHDNLELLHKIRKRMDKVGVKLPTIEVRYTNLSIEAECEVVYGKPLPTLWNSFKSMISDIARLPGLQSQKAHINIINNVSGLIKPGRLTLLLGPPGCGKTTLLKSLSGNLDKSLKVTGEVSYNGYTFDEFVAQKTSAYISQYDLHIPEMTVRETLDFSSQCQGIGSRAEIMTELTRREKEAKIIPDPDIDTYMKAISLEGQKTNLQTDYMLKILGLDICADTLFGDAMRRGISGGQKKRLTTGEMIVGPTKALFMDEISSGLDSSTTYQVVSFLQQLAHITDATILVSLLQPAPETFDLFDDVILMGEGNIAYHGPRSDILEFFWTCGFQCPERKGVADFLQEVISRKDQEQYWHETQKPYSYVSIDTFSRKFKESPQGKKLNVELSIPFDKSKSHKNAISFSGYSLPKWTLFRSCMSRELLLMKRNSFVYIFKIVQLVIIASVSMTVFLRTQMGIDLVHANNYLGAIFYSLIVVLIDGMPELSMTVSRLAVFYKQRDLRFYPAWAYAVPATILKIPLSLLSALAWTSLTYYVIGYSPEPGRFFSHMLMICAVHMASISMFRFLASIFRTMVASTTAGSLAIVFVMLFSGFLIPRPSMPSWLKWAFWISPLSYGEIGLSINEFLAPRWQKELSGYTTLGHQTLENRGLNFGGYFFWISIGALFGLTVLFNIGFVLALSFLKSSGSRVIISSETLTQLHGSKESKNKMREEEKLRDPPPTTSTKLHKEKMVLPFEPLSISFQDVQYYIETPMAMKDHGYNQKKRQLLCDITGAFRPGILTALMGVSGAGKTTLLDVLSGRKTVGIVEGEIRIGGYPKNQRTFARISGYCEQTDIHSPQITVEESVVFSAWLRLQSNVNPKTKYEFVKEVLETIELDGIKDALVGTPGVTGLSTEQRKRLTIAVELVANPSIIFMDEPTTGLDARSAAIVMRAVKNVANTGRTIVCTIHQPSINIFEAFDELVLLKAGGRMIYCGPLGQHSCKVIEYFECISGVPKIRDNYNPATWMLEVTSTSSEAELGVDFAQIYESSALHEENKELVRKLSLPPSGSKDLHFPTTYSQNGWQQFKACLWKQHWSYWRSPSYNLMRSLHMLFASFLFGVLFWGQGKKIHNQQSLFTLLGSMYSSTLFCGINNSASVLPYVSTERNVLYRERFAGMYASWAYSAAQVIIEIPYLFAQAIAFTAITYPMIGYYQSAYKIFWYFYSMFCSLLYFTYLGMLLISITPSFPVAAISQSAFYTFLNLFSGFLIPRPQIPKWWVWFYYVVPTSWTLNGMLNSQFGDIGKQIVVFGENKRIEDFLRDYFGYHHDMLPLVGVLLMLYPIAFASLFAVCIENLNFQRR, encoded by the exons ATGGCGCAGTTGATTGGAGTGGATGAAATTGAATCATTCAGGAATGAGCTCTCGGAGATTGGGAGAAGCTTCAGAGCATCTTTGCGGCGTCATGCATCGAGTTTTCGGAGCTTGGGTTCGGATAGGAACTTTGATTTGGACGATGATGCTATGTTGCAATGGGAGGAAATCGACAGGCTGCCTACTTTTGAACGATTGAAATCTTCATTGTTCGATGAAGATGATGAACATGGCGATGGGATTAGAGGGAAAAGAGTGGTCGATGTTACTAAGCTTGGTGCCCAGGAAAGGCATGTGTTCATTGAGAAACTTATCAAACACATTGAGCATGATAATCTCGAATTGCTGCATAAAATTCGAAAAAGAATGGACAA AGTTGGTGTAAAACTGCCCACCATTGAGGTGAGATACACGAATTTGAGTATCGAAGCCGAGTGTGAAGTTGTTTATGGAAAGCCCCTCCCTACTCTTTGGAATTCTTTCAAGAGCATGATATCG GATATCGCCAGGCTTCCTGGTTTGCAGTCACAAAAGGCACATATAAACATCATTAACAATGTCAGTGGTTTGATTAAGCCTGGAAG GTTGACGCTATTACTTGGTCCTCCAGGGTGTGGGAAGACTACACTATTGAAATCTTTATCAGGAAATTTGGACAAATCATTAAAG GTTACCGGTGAGGTTTCATACAACGGATACACATTTGATGAGTTTGTAGCCCAGAAAACATCAGCTTATATAAGCCAATATGATCTGCATATCCCGGAAATGACCGTCAGGGAAACACTTGATTTTTCATCTCAATGTCAGGGTATTGGTAGCAGAGCAG AAATCATGACTGAGCTTACAAGAAGAGAGAAAGAAGCAAAAATCATACCAGATCCAGATATAGATACTTACATGAAG GCAATCTCTTTGGAAGGTCAAAAGACAAATCTTCAAACAGACTACATGTTGAAA ATTCTTGGTCTTGATATCTGTGCTGATACACTATTTGGAGATGCAATGAGGAGAGGTATTTCTGGTGGTCAGAAGAAGAGACTGACAACAG GTGAGATGATTGTTGGGCCGACAAAAGCTTTATTCATGGATGAAATTTCGAGTGGTTTGGATAGCTCGACCACATATCAGGTCGTCAGCTTCCTTCAACAACTGGCACACATCACAGATGCTACAATACTTGTTTCACTTCTTCAGCCGGCACCAGAAACCTTTGATCTCTTTGATGATGTTATCTTGATGGGAGAAGGGAATATTGCCTATCATGGACCCCGAAGTGATATTTTAGAATTCTTTTGGACTTGTGGGTTTCAATGTCCTGAAAGAAAAGGAGTGGCTGACTTTCTCCAGGAG gttATATCAAGAAAAGATCAAGAACAATACTGGCATGAAACTCAAAAACCTTACAGTTATGTTTCTATTGATACATTTTCAAGGAAATTTAAGGAGTCTCCGCAAGGAAAGAAGCTTAATGTAGAACTCTCCATTCCATTTGACAAGTCGAAGAGCCACAAGAATGCAATTAGTTTTAGTGGGTATTCTTTGCCGAAATGGACTCTCTTTAGATCTTGTATGTCAAGAGAACTTCTTCTCATGAAAAGAAATTCTTTTGTTTACATATTCAAAATTGTTCAG CTTGTCATCATAGCATCTGTATCAATGACTGTATTCTTGAGGACACAGATGGGCATTGATCTCGTTCATGCAAATAACTACTTGGGAGCAATATTTTATTCTCTGATAGTTGTTCTTATTGATGGAATGCCGGAGCTCTCGATGACCGTTTCAAGGCTTGCAGTTTTCTACAAACAGAGAGATTTACGTTTCTACCCTGCTTGGGCATATGCAGTTCCAGCTACCATTCTCAAGATTCCTCTCTCATTGTTGTCAGCTTTAGCATGGACTTCTCTTACTTATTACGTCATTGGGTATAGCCCAGAGCCTGGGAG GTTTTTTAGCCACATGCTGATGATATGCGCTGTCCACATGGCCTCAATCTCTATGTTCCGCTTCTTGGCATCAATTTTTCGTACTATGGTCGCATCTACAACAGCTGGTAGTTTGGCGATAGTATTCGTGATGCTATTCAGTGGCTTTTTGATTCCAAGAC CATCCATGCCGTCTTGGTTAAAATGGGCATTTTGGATTTCTCCATTATCCTACGGAGAGATAGGCCTTTCGATAAATGAGTTTTTAGCACCAAGATGGCAAAAG GAGCTATCAGGATATACCACATTGGGACATCAGACACTTGAAAACCGTGGGCTAAATTTCGGAGGATATTTTTTTTGGATATCAATAGGTGCCTTGTTTGGACTGACAGTGCTCTTCAACATTGGGTTCGTATTGGCCTTGAGTTTCTTAAAAT CGTCTGGTTCTCGTGTCATCATTTCAAGTGAAACACTCACTCAATTACATGGAAGTAAAGAATCCAAGAACAAAATGCGAGAAGAAGAAAAACTGCGAGATCCTCCTCCAACAACTAGCACAAAATTGCATAAAG AAAAAatggttttaccttttgaaCCCCTGTCTATATCTTTCCAAGACGTTCAATACTACATTGAAACACCAATG GCCATGAAGGACCATGGTTACAATCAGAAAAAGCGTCAACTTTTATGTGATATAACCGGGGCATTTAGACCTGGTATTCTTACTGCTCTCATGGGTGTAAGTGGTGCTGGGAAAACAACCCTTCTTGATGTACTTTCTGGTAGGAAAACTGTTGGCATTGTGGAAGGAGAAATAAGAATTGGGGGTTATCCAAAAAATCAAAGGACATTCGCTAGGATTTCAGGTTACTGTGAGCAAACTGACATACATTCTCCACAAATTACAGTGGAAGAATCAGTGGTTTTTTCAGCTTGGCTACGCCTTCAATCCAATGTCAATCCAAAGACAAAATAT GAATTTGTTAAAGAAGTCCTTGAAACCATTGAGCTTGATGGAATAAAAGATGCATTAGTGGGTACTCCTGGTGTTACTGGTTTGTCAACTGAGCAACGGAAGCGGTTGACTATAGCTGTGGAACTTGTAGCGAACCCCTCAATAATCTTTATGGACGAGCCAACAACCGGACTCGATGCCAGATCAGCAGCAATCGTCATGCGGGCAGTAAAGAATGTGGCAAATACTGGGAGAACAATTGTCTGCACCATTCATCAACCAAGCATCAACATATTTGAAGCATTTGATGAG TTGGTACTTCTGAAAGCTGGAGGTCGCATGATATATTGTGGACCCTTAGGCCAGCACTCCTGCAAAGTGATAGAGTATTTTGAG TGCATCTCTGGTGTCCCAAAAATAAGAGATAACTACAATCCGGCCACGTGGATGTTGGAGGTCACGTCAACTTCTTCAGAAGCTGAACTTGGAGTAGACTTTGCACAGATTTACGAGAGTTCTGCTTTGCACGA gGAAAACAAAGAGCTTGTGAGAAAGCTTAGCTTGCCACCTTCGGGATCAAAAGATTTGCATTTCCCTACCACCTATTCCCAAAATGGTTGGCAACAATTCAAAGCTTGTCTGTGGAAGCAGCACTGGTCTTACTGGAGAAGCCCTTCCTACAATTTGATGCGCTCCTTGCATATGCTTTTTGCGTCTTTCCTTTTTGGTGTCCTTTTCTGGGGTCAAGGCAAGAAAAT ACATAATCAGCAGAGTCTATTCACTCTGCTTGGTTCAATGTATAGCTCGACGCTCTTCTGTGGAATAAACAATTCTGCATCCGTCCTACCATATGTCAGCACAGAGCGAAATGTTCTCTACAGAGAAAGATTTGCAGGGATGTATGCTTCATGGGCTTATTCAGCAGCTCAG GTCATAATCGAGATTCCATATCTGTTTGCTCAAGCAATAGCATTCACTGCAATCACATATCCAATGATCGGATACTATCAGTCAGCATACAAGATCTTCTGGTATTTCTACTCCATGTTCTGTTCACTTTTGTACTTCACTTACCTCGGAATGCTGCTGATTTCGATAACTCCAAGCTTTCCAGTAGCTGCCATTTCACAGTCAGCCTTTTACACATTTCTAAATCTGTTCTCTGGATTCCTCATTCCCCGACCT CAAATTCCCAAGTGGTGGGTATGGTTTTATTATGTGGTTCCAACTTCTTGGACTTTAAATGGGATGCTGAATTCACAGTTCGGAGATATAGGGAAGCAAATTGTTGTGTTTGGTGAAAAcaaaagaattgaagattttttGAGAGATTATTTTGGATATCACCATGATATGTTGCCTCTTGTTGGTGTTCTTCTGATGCTGTACCCCATTGCCTTTGCTTCTCTGTTCGCAGTTTGCATCGAAAACTTGAACTTTCAAAGGAGATAA
- the LOC142518080 gene encoding uncharacterized protein LOC142518080 isoform X1 codes for MEVLFVTCFCARILSGFGVHEVTRDDRVIGDRRQDVCCSCSMYLHKHALDFFRMRVLVNNSYKSSSLWVDLRNANLQAKANMKKAAQQEPSQKIKSSTQQFTNLTTYNVIFWYKFPWPLFLYSQITMVSYFQLQVSVHVIFSFYYIGLDKKRQVLWLRSRLFSVGLVAVLLLIALGSLWLTNGRFRGVFTRA; via the exons ATGGAGGTGTTGTTCGTGACATGTTTCTGCGCGCGAATTCTTTCCGGCTTCG GGGTTCACGAAGTCACTCGCGATGACCGTGTTATCGGAGATAGGAGACAAGACGTTTGTTGCAGCTGTTCTATGTATTTACATAAGCATGCCTTGGATTTTTTTAGAATGAGAGTGTTGGTAAATAATTCTTACAAGAGCTCAAG TCTGTGGGTGGATTTAAGGAATGCTAATTTGCAAGCAAAGGCAAACATGAAGAAAGCTGCTCAACAAGAG CCTAGTCAAAAGATTAAGTCATCAACTCAACAATTTACAAATCTGACCACTTATAATGTAATTTTCTGGTACAAATTTCCTTGGCCTTTGTTTCTATATTCTCAGATTACCATGGTTTCTTATTTTCAATTACAGGTTTCTGTTCATgtaattttttccttttattatATTGGTTTAGATAAAAAAAGGCAGGTTCTTTGGCTGCGTTCTCGGTTGTTCTCTGTTGGATTGGTAGCAGTGCTCTTGCTCATAGCATTGGGTTCTCTTTGGCTT ACTAATGGAAGGTTTCGAGGAGTTTTCACAAGAGCATAA
- the LOC142518080 gene encoding uncharacterized protein LOC142518080 isoform X14 — translation MEVLFVTCFCARILSGFGVHEVTRDDRVIGDRRQDVCCSCSMYLHKHALDFFRMRVLVNNSYKSSSLWVDLRNANLQAKANMKKAAQQEVFSNCCEMLYC, via the exons ATGGAGGTGTTGTTCGTGACATGTTTCTGCGCGCGAATTCTTTCCGGCTTCG GGGTTCACGAAGTCACTCGCGATGACCGTGTTATCGGAGATAGGAGACAAGACGTTTGTTGCAGCTGTTCTATGTATTTACATAAGCATGCCTTGGATTTTTTTAGAATGAGAGTGTTGGTAAATAATTCTTACAAGAGCTCAAG TCTGTGGGTGGATTTAAGGAATGCTAATTTGCAAGCAAAGGCAAACATGAAGAAAGCTGCTCAACAAGAG GTCTTTTCAAACTGTTGTGAAATGCTGTATTGTTAA
- the LOC142518080 gene encoding uncharacterized protein LOC142518080 isoform X3 yields MEVLFVTCFCARILSGFGVHEVTRDDRVIGDRRQDVCCSCSMYLHKHALDFFRMRVLVNNSYKSSSLWVDLRNANLQAKANMKKAAQQEPSQKIKSSTQQFTNLTTYNVIFWYKFPWPLFLYSQITMVSYFQLQVSVHVIFSFYYIGLDKKRQVLWLRSRLFSVGLVAVLLLIALGSLWLFK; encoded by the exons ATGGAGGTGTTGTTCGTGACATGTTTCTGCGCGCGAATTCTTTCCGGCTTCG GGGTTCACGAAGTCACTCGCGATGACCGTGTTATCGGAGATAGGAGACAAGACGTTTGTTGCAGCTGTTCTATGTATTTACATAAGCATGCCTTGGATTTTTTTAGAATGAGAGTGTTGGTAAATAATTCTTACAAGAGCTCAAG TCTGTGGGTGGATTTAAGGAATGCTAATTTGCAAGCAAAGGCAAACATGAAGAAAGCTGCTCAACAAGAG CCTAGTCAAAAGATTAAGTCATCAACTCAACAATTTACAAATCTGACCACTTATAATGTAATTTTCTGGTACAAATTTCCTTGGCCTTTGTTTCTATATTCTCAGATTACCATGGTTTCTTATTTTCAATTACAGGTTTCTGTTCATgtaattttttccttttattatATTGGTTTAGATAAAAAAAGGCAGGTTCTTTGGCTGCGTTCTCGGTTGTTCTCTGTTGGATTGGTAGCAGTGCTCTTGCTCATAGCATTGGGTTCTCTTTGGCTT TTTAAGTAG
- the LOC142518080 gene encoding putative non-intrinsic ABC protein 5 isoform X8 — protein MMEFGDQTEIGERGINFSGGQKQRIQLARAVYQDCDIYLIYDVFSAVDAHSGSDIFKECVRGTLRGHERRMIVQSGKYNDLLKMDMDFKALVTAHESSMELVEVETIIFYLNIRQMVDS, from the exons ATGATGGAGTTTGGAGACCAAACTGAAATTGGAGAACGTGGTATCAATTTTAGTGGTGGCCAGAAACAACGAATTCAACTTGCAAGAGCTGTTTATCAAGATtgtgatatttatttaatttatgatgtGTTTAGTGCTGTTGATGCTCACAGTGGATCAGACATATTCAAG GAATGTGTGAGAGGAACCCTTAGAG GTCATGAGAGACGGATGATTGTTCAATCTGGAAAATACAATGACCTCCTGAAAATGGACATGGATTTCAAAGCTTTGGTAACAGCCCATGAGTCATCGATGGAACTTGTAGAGGTGGAGACaatcattttttatttgaatatacGTCAGATGG TTGACAGTTAA
- the LOC142518080 gene encoding uncharacterized protein LOC142518080 isoform X2, which yields MEVLFVTCFCARILSGFGVHEVTRDDRVIGDRRQDVCCSCSMYLHKHALDFFRMRVLVNNSYKSSSLWVDLRNANLQAKANMKKAAQQEPSQKIKSSTQQFTNLTTYNVIFWYKFPWPLFLYSQITMVSYFQLQVSVHVIFSFYYIGLDKKRQVLWLRSRLFSVGLVAVLLLIALGSLWLIVEERLL from the exons ATGGAGGTGTTGTTCGTGACATGTTTCTGCGCGCGAATTCTTTCCGGCTTCG GGGTTCACGAAGTCACTCGCGATGACCGTGTTATCGGAGATAGGAGACAAGACGTTTGTTGCAGCTGTTCTATGTATTTACATAAGCATGCCTTGGATTTTTTTAGAATGAGAGTGTTGGTAAATAATTCTTACAAGAGCTCAAG TCTGTGGGTGGATTTAAGGAATGCTAATTTGCAAGCAAAGGCAAACATGAAGAAAGCTGCTCAACAAGAG CCTAGTCAAAAGATTAAGTCATCAACTCAACAATTTACAAATCTGACCACTTATAATGTAATTTTCTGGTACAAATTTCCTTGGCCTTTGTTTCTATATTCTCAGATTACCATGGTTTCTTATTTTCAATTACAGGTTTCTGTTCATgtaattttttccttttattatATTGGTTTAGATAAAAAAAGGCAGGTTCTTTGGCTGCGTTCTCGGTTGTTCTCTGTTGGATTGGTAGCAGTGCTCTTGCTCATAGCATTGGGTTCTCTTTGGCTT ATTGTGGAGGAGAGATTGCTGTAG
- the LOC142518080 gene encoding putative non-intrinsic ABC protein 5 isoform X4 produces the protein MMEFGDQTEIGERGINFSGGQKQRIQLARAVYQDCDIYLIYDVFSAVDAHSGSDIFKECVRGTLRGHERRMIVQSGKYNDLLKMDMDFKALVTAHESSMELVEVETIIFYLNIRQMGWGYTWRNDSLVLSFVDS, from the exons ATGATGGAGTTTGGAGACCAAACTGAAATTGGAGAACGTGGTATCAATTTTAGTGGTGGCCAGAAACAACGAATTCAACTTGCAAGAGCTGTTTATCAAGATtgtgatatttatttaatttatgatgtGTTTAGTGCTGTTGATGCTCACAGTGGATCAGACATATTCAAG GAATGTGTGAGAGGAACCCTTAGAG GTCATGAGAGACGGATGATTGTTCAATCTGGAAAATACAATGACCTCCTGAAAATGGACATGGATTTCAAAGCTTTGGTAACAGCCCATGAGTCATCGATGGAACTTGTAGAGGTGGAGACaatcattttttatttgaatatacGTCAGATGG GTTGGGGATACACTTGGAGGAATGATAGCTTGGTCTTGTCATTTG TTGACAGTTAA
- the LOC142518080 gene encoding uncharacterized protein LOC142518080 isoform X12, whose amino-acid sequence MEVLFVTCFCARILSGFGVHEVTRDDRVIGDRRQDVCCSCSMYLHKHALDFFRMRVLVNNSYKSSSLWVDLRNANLQAKANMKKAAQQEECVRGTLRGKTIILMTH is encoded by the exons ATGGAGGTGTTGTTCGTGACATGTTTCTGCGCGCGAATTCTTTCCGGCTTCG GGGTTCACGAAGTCACTCGCGATGACCGTGTTATCGGAGATAGGAGACAAGACGTTTGTTGCAGCTGTTCTATGTATTTACATAAGCATGCCTTGGATTTTTTTAGAATGAGAGTGTTGGTAAATAATTCTTACAAGAGCTCAAG TCTGTGGGTGGATTTAAGGAATGCTAATTTGCAAGCAAAGGCAAACATGAAGAAAGCTGCTCAACAAGAG GAATGTGTGAGAGGAACCCTTAGAGGTAAGACCATTATACTTATGACCCACTAG
- the LOC142518080 gene encoding putative non-intrinsic ABC protein 5 isoform X7, whose amino-acid sequence MMEFGDQTEIGERGINFSGGQKQRIQLARAVYQDCDIYLIYDVFSAVDAHSGSDIFKECVRGTLRGHERRMIVQSGKYNDLLKMDMDFKALVTAHESSMELVEVETIIFYLNIRQMGDKNIGF is encoded by the exons ATGATGGAGTTTGGAGACCAAACTGAAATTGGAGAACGTGGTATCAATTTTAGTGGTGGCCAGAAACAACGAATTCAACTTGCAAGAGCTGTTTATCAAGATtgtgatatttatttaatttatgatgtGTTTAGTGCTGTTGATGCTCACAGTGGATCAGACATATTCAAG GAATGTGTGAGAGGAACCCTTAGAG GTCATGAGAGACGGATGATTGTTCAATCTGGAAAATACAATGACCTCCTGAAAATGGACATGGATTTCAAAGCTTTGGTAACAGCCCATGAGTCATCGATGGAACTTGTAGAGGTGGAGACaatcattttttatttgaatatacGTCAGATGG gtgaCAAGAATATTGGATTTTGA
- the LOC142518080 gene encoding putative non-intrinsic ABC protein 5 isoform X6, whose amino-acid sequence MMEFGDQTEIGERGINFSGGQKQRIQLARAVYQDCDIYLIYDVFSAVDAHSGSDIFKECVRGTLRGHERRMIVQSGKYNDLLKMDMDFKALVTAHESSMELVEVETIIFYLNIRQMVVLKREERLIRP is encoded by the exons ATGATGGAGTTTGGAGACCAAACTGAAATTGGAGAACGTGGTATCAATTTTAGTGGTGGCCAGAAACAACGAATTCAACTTGCAAGAGCTGTTTATCAAGATtgtgatatttatttaatttatgatgtGTTTAGTGCTGTTGATGCTCACAGTGGATCAGACATATTCAAG GAATGTGTGAGAGGAACCCTTAGAG GTCATGAGAGACGGATGATTGTTCAATCTGGAAAATACAATGACCTCCTGAAAATGGACATGGATTTCAAAGCTTTGGTAACAGCCCATGAGTCATCGATGGAACTTGTAGAGGTGGAGACaatcattttttatttgaatatacGTCAGATGG TTGTCCTAAAACGAGAAGAGAGATTGATTAGGCCATAG
- the LOC142518080 gene encoding putative non-intrinsic ABC protein 5 isoform X5, producing MMEFGDQTEIGERGINFSGGQKQRIQLARAVYQDCDIYLIYDVFSAVDAHSGSDIFKECVRGTLRGHERRMIVQSGKYNDLLKMDMDFKALVTAHESSMELVEVETIIFYLNIRQMVLVVLKREERLIRP from the exons ATGATGGAGTTTGGAGACCAAACTGAAATTGGAGAACGTGGTATCAATTTTAGTGGTGGCCAGAAACAACGAATTCAACTTGCAAGAGCTGTTTATCAAGATtgtgatatttatttaatttatgatgtGTTTAGTGCTGTTGATGCTCACAGTGGATCAGACATATTCAAG GAATGTGTGAGAGGAACCCTTAGAG GTCATGAGAGACGGATGATTGTTCAATCTGGAAAATACAATGACCTCCTGAAAATGGACATGGATTTCAAAGCTTTGGTAACAGCCCATGAGTCATCGATGGAACTTGTAGAGGTGGAGACaatcattttttatttgaatatacGTCAGATGG TTCTAGTTGTCCTAAAACGAGAAGAGAGATTGATTAGGCCATAG
- the LOC142518080 gene encoding uncharacterized protein LOC142518080 isoform X10 produces the protein MFLRANSFRLRLWVDLRNANLQAKANMKKAAQQEECVRGTLRGHERRMIVQSGKYNDLLKMDMDFKALVTAHESSMELVEVETIIFYLNIRQMGWGYTWRNDSLVLSFVDS, from the exons ATGTTTCTGCGCGCGAATTCTTTCCGGCTTCG TCTGTGGGTGGATTTAAGGAATGCTAATTTGCAAGCAAAGGCAAACATGAAGAAAGCTGCTCAACAAGAG GAATGTGTGAGAGGAACCCTTAGAG GTCATGAGAGACGGATGATTGTTCAATCTGGAAAATACAATGACCTCCTGAAAATGGACATGGATTTCAAAGCTTTGGTAACAGCCCATGAGTCATCGATGGAACTTGTAGAGGTGGAGACaatcattttttatttgaatatacGTCAGATGG GTTGGGGATACACTTGGAGGAATGATAGCTTGGTCTTGTCATTTG TTGACAGTTAA